One window from the genome of Elaeis guineensis isolate ETL-2024a chromosome 5, EG11, whole genome shotgun sequence encodes:
- the LOC105044793 gene encoding uncharacterized protein isoform X2 gives MWLRMRFMLLMLVISCTCANARNLITLDIMVMPGDYRIQSENRMSESIARNEELCTLCEEYTSQAMYYLGENETQVEIVNTLHQACSRLHSFVKQCVLLVDYYAPLFFMEVATIRPEQFCEKVNLCEKTVLVPLPKHDDACTICHHVIQEILTKLEDPDTQLEIIEMLLKACNRVENFVQQCKRLVFQYGPLIMANLVKFLETTDVCTSIHACRASQEVVVRSEFLAVG, from the exons ATGTGGTTGAGAATGAGGTTTATGCTGCTTATGCTGGTCATCAGCTGTACCTGTGCAAATGCTAGAAATTTGATAACCTTGGATATCATGG TTATGCCAGGGGATTACAGGATACAAAGTGAAAATAGAATGTCTGAATCAATTGCAAGGAATGAAGAATTGTGCACACTATGTGAAGAGTATACTTCCCAGGCTATGTATTATCTTGGTGAGAATGAGACCCAGGTTGAGATTGTCAATACCCTTCACCAAGCTTGTTCTCGGCTGCATTCTTTTGTGAAGCAG TGTGTTTTATTAGTAGACTATTATGCACCTCTTTTCTTCATGGAAGTTGCTACGATACGCCCAGAGCAATTTTGTGAAAAGGTGAATCTCTGTGAGAAGACAGTATTGGTTCCTTTACCAAAGCATGATGATGCCTGTACGATCTGCCATCATGTTATCCAGGAAATTCTTACCAAACTGGAAGATCCTGACACACAG CTTGAGATAATTGAGATGCTTTTGAAAGCATGCAACAGGGTGGAGAATTTTGTGCAACAG TGCAAGAGGCTGGTCTTCCAATACGGTCCACTGATAATGGCAAACCTTGTTAAGTTTCTTGAGACAACAGATGTCTGTACTTCAATCCACGCATGCAGAGCCAGTCAAGAAGTGGTGGTTAGGTCAGAATTCCTAGCTGTTGGTTAA